Proteins from one Belonocnema kinseyi isolate 2016_QV_RU_SX_M_011 chromosome 8, B_treatae_v1, whole genome shotgun sequence genomic window:
- the LOC117178858 gene encoding facilitated trehalose transporter Tret1-like, whose translation MSSQNYTEKSPEIQDPEKAALVDSGHLSSIQPPTLLKSEKNLLEKNGNYNYPSDDKRSRGSAFRQVLAALVAQLGTVNTGMVFGFSAIVNAQLKDSNNTISTTDSERTWISSTSAIGTPIGCLLSGYLMDIFGRKASLIVTEVPALMGWILIACATNVNMIYAGRFFSGLGSGMVGAPARVYASEVTQPHLRGMLTAFASVGVSTGVLIEYSLGSMLSWNVCAAVSAFLPLAALLLMFFFPETPSFLISRNKPEEARLSLQRFRDKNYNLEKEMDLLLNFSNKNNIKRLTGFRETMTALLKPNAVKPLQILILYFLIYQWTGTNAVTFYTAQIFQDSGTTINKYLATVMIGVVRLVCTILACILCRRCGRRPLTMVSSIGCGISMLGFGTYEWIKVYWVTNDMPISWNWFPLLCLILYTIACTLGFLVIPWIMIGEIYPVQVRGLLGGLTTMSAHTFVFTVVQTFPLLNETITVHGTYLLYGFISMFGTVYFYLCLPETKGKTLQEIEDYFSGRSDSLKTGLSNKHWTSNKLNVQKGQVLP comes from the exons GAAATCTCCGGAGATTCAAGACCCGGAAAAGGCGGCACTTGTGGATTCAGGACATCTGTCCTCGATTCAACCTCCAACgcttttgaaaagtgaaaaaaatctgctagaaaaaaatggaaattataatTATCCCAGCGATGATAAAAGGTCAAGAGGTAGCGCATTCAGGCAGGTCTTGGCAGCGCTTGTCGCACAATTAGGCACCGTAAACACTGGAATGGTTTTTGGTTTTTCAGCCATCGTCAATGCACAACTCAAAGATTCAAATAATACCATAAGCACCACTGATAGCGAAAGAACTTGGATTT cCAGCACATCAGCCATCGGCACTCCAATTGGTTGCCTGCTCTCTGGATACCTGATGGACATATTCGGTAGAAAAGCCTCTCTCATCGTCACAGAAGTCCCAGCCTTGATGGGCTGGATCCTCATAGCTTGTGCAACAAACGTGAACATGATCTACGCTGGAAGATTCTTCAGCGGTCTCGGATCAGGAATGGTTGGAGCTCCTGCTCGTGTTTATGCCAGTGAAGTGACCCAGCCTCACTTACGAGGAATGCTAACAGCCTTTGCAAGTGTTGGTGTTAGTACCGGGGTGCTAATAGAATATTCCCTAGGTAGCATGTTATCCTGGAACGTGTGTGCTGCTGTCAGTGCCTTTCTTCCTCTCGCAGCACTTCTTCTAATGTTCTTTTTCCCAGAGACACCATCCTTCCTTATCTCTCGAAACAAACCAGAAGAAGCCAGACTTTCTTTACAGAGGTTCAGAGACAAAAACTACAACCTAGAAAAAGAAATGGACCTCCTTCTTAACTTTTCTAACAAGAATAACATTAAAAGACTCACTGGCTTCCGCGAAACAATGACAGCCTTGCTGAAACCAAATGCTGTCAAACCGTTACAAATCTTAATTTTGTACTTCTTGATCTATCAGTGGACTGGTACAAACGCTGTTACCTTTTACACAGCCCAAATTTTCCAGGATTCAGGAACAACCATCAACAAATATTTGGCTACAGTCATGATAGGTGTTGTCAGACTTGTCTGTACAATTTTAGCCTGTATCCTTTGCAGAAGATGTGGAAGAAGACCCTTGACAATGGTTTCTTCTATTGGTTGTGGCATTTCCATGTTGGGATTTGGAACCTATGAGTGGATCAAGGTTTACTGGGTAACGAATGACATGCCTATAAGCTGGAATTGGTTCCCACTTCTTTGTCTCATTCTGTACACGATAGCTTGTACTCTTGGTTTTTTGGTGATTCCCTGGATCATGATTGGAGAAATTTATCCTGTTCAAGTCCGTGGTCTTCTGGGTGGTCTCACAACAATGTCTGCGCACACTTTTGTATTTACGGTGGTTCAAACCTTCCCACTGTTAAATGAAACAATCACGGTTCATGGTACTTATCTCTTGTATGGTTTTATATCTATGTTTGGAACTGTGTACTTTTATTTGTGTTTGCCGGAAACGAAGGGAAAGACTTTGCAAGAGATTGAGGACTATTTTTCGGGAAGAAGTGATTCTTTGAAAACGGGTCTCAGTAATAAACACTGGACTAGTAATAAGCTGAATGTTCAAAAAGGGCAGGTGTTGCCTTAA